The following proteins come from a genomic window of Methanothermobacter thermautotrophicus:
- a CDS encoding spore germination protein GerW family protein, protein MGAGMGEGRASTSDTGAGSGAAAGAGVEPIAIIVLLKGVEGPDGVRFIDLRSGREGSYRNLDPQSRI, encoded by the coding sequence TTGGGGGCGGGTATGGGTGAAGGAAGGGCTTCAACCTCAGATACGGGAGCTGGAAGTGGTGCAGCCGCCGGGGCTGGAGTTGAACCCATAGCAATCATAGTTCTCCTTAAGGGTGTTGAGGGACCGGATGGTGTAAGGTTCATAGACCTCAGGTCAGGCAGGGAAGGGTCATACAGGAACTTGGATCCACAGTCACGGATATAA
- a CDS encoding GyrI-like domain-containing protein, whose product MEITEKMVEGVRVAYIECRGSYERIPEYISEVAGWVIKKGLQMTGRVYGTYYNNPDEVAEEELLYEIGVSIAGEAEPDERVKIKNLPSHRVIAALHEGPYTEVGSVIHALMEYAMENGYEITGPVTEVYLNSPMEVDESELLTEVQIPVKRSE is encoded by the coding sequence ATGGAGATAACTGAGAAGATGGTTGAAGGGGTTCGTGTGGCCTACATTGAGTGCAGGGGAAGCTATGAACGTATACCTGAGTACATTTCAGAGGTTGCAGGATGGGTGATTAAGAAGGGCCTCCAGATGACAGGCCGTGTGTACGGTACATACTACAACAACCCCGATGAGGTTGCTGAGGAGGAACTCCTCTATGAGATAGGTGTTTCCATTGCAGGCGAGGCCGAACCTGATGAAAGGGTTAAGATAAAGAATTTACCATCCCACAGGGTAATTGCAGCGTTACATGAGGGACCATACACTGAGGTGGGGTCGGTTATACACGCCCTCATGGAATATGCGATGGAGAATGGCTATGAGATCACGGGGCCGGTGACAGAGGTTTACCTCAACAGCCCAATGGAAGTTGATGAGTCTGAGCTCCTCACAGAGGTTCAGATCCCTGTTAAAAGGTCAGAATGA
- a CDS encoding EamA family transporter, whose translation MNYLLFALLAALMFGLAPIFSKIGLEGVNPGVALTIRSSVITMIMLIWVMFNGGAEALSEAGTRGWFFLALDGISAALLGQLFYYYALKSGDASVVVPVVAAFPIFTVMVAALLLDETINATRLAGLIMVVAGVILVRM comes from the coding sequence TTGAACTACCTTCTCTTCGCGCTACTTGCAGCTCTGATGTTTGGTCTTGCTCCAATCTTCAGCAAGATAGGTCTTGAGGGGGTTAACCCCGGTGTTGCCCTCACCATAAGAAGTTCAGTGATAACCATGATCATGCTCATATGGGTCATGTTCAATGGGGGCGCCGAGGCGCTTTCAGAGGCAGGTACAAGGGGATGGTTCTTCCTGGCCCTTGACGGGATATCAGCGGCCCTCCTGGGGCAGCTATTCTACTACTATGCCCTCAAATCAGGGGATGCCTCTGTTGTTGTCCCAGTGGTTGCAGCCTTCCCCATCTTCACTGTGATGGTGGCGGCCCTCCTCCTGGATGAGACCATAAATGCAACCAGGCTCGCCGGCTTGATCATGGTTGTTGCTGGTGTGATCCTTGTTAGAATGTGA
- the galE gene encoding UDP-glucose 4-epimerase GalE, whose amino-acid sequence MILIVGGAGYIGSHVNKFLSERGYETLILDNLTRGHRDFVKWGEFIEGDLGDRRLLDRVLETHEVDAVMHFAAFTDVGESVLKPGMYYHNNVINTINLLDSMVDHGVGNFIFSSTCAVYGNPMEIPISEEHPLNPISPYGRSKLMVEEILGDYREAYDLNYVSLRYFNAAGADPEGEVGELHNPETHLIPIVLDAAMGLRDEVRIFGTDYQTPDGTCIRDYIHVMDLADAHWRALRYLEGGEGGVFNLGNGNGFSVREVIETCREVTGASIMAVEDDRRPGDPPELVGSAERARRILGWRPEFTELEDIIETAWKWHSRIKEGIS is encoded by the coding sequence ATGATACTCATCGTCGGCGGAGCAGGATACATCGGCTCACATGTCAATAAATTTCTATCAGAGAGGGGATACGAGACCCTCATCCTCGATAACCTCACAAGGGGCCACAGGGACTTTGTTAAGTGGGGTGAATTCATAGAGGGTGATCTGGGTGATAGGAGACTCCTTGACAGGGTCCTTGAAACCCATGAGGTGGATGCAGTCATGCACTTTGCAGCATTCACTGATGTCGGTGAATCTGTCCTGAAACCCGGGATGTACTACCATAACAACGTCATAAACACCATAAACCTCCTGGATTCCATGGTGGATCATGGCGTAGGGAACTTCATATTCTCATCCACATGTGCAGTCTACGGGAACCCCATGGAGATACCAATAAGCGAGGAACACCCCCTCAACCCCATAAGCCCCTACGGCAGATCAAAGCTCATGGTTGAGGAGATACTGGGGGACTACAGGGAGGCCTATGACCTCAACTATGTCTCGCTCCGCTACTTCAATGCAGCCGGAGCAGACCCTGAAGGGGAGGTGGGGGAACTCCATAACCCCGAAACACACCTCATACCCATCGTCCTGGATGCTGCCATGGGCCTGAGGGATGAGGTGCGGATATTCGGTACAGACTACCAGACCCCTGACGGGACATGCATAAGGGACTACATCCATGTCATGGACCTGGCAGATGCCCACTGGAGGGCCCTCAGATACCTGGAGGGTGGAGAAGGCGGAGTTTTCAACCTTGGAAACGGGAACGGCTTCTCAGTCAGGGAGGTTATAGAGACCTGCAGGGAGGTCACAGGTGCCAGTATAATGGCTGTTGAGGATGATCGAAGACCCGGTGATCCGCCTGAACTCGTGGGTAGCGCCGAAAGGGCTAGAAGGATCCTTGGCTGGAGGCCGGAATTCACAGAACTTGAGGATATAATAGAAACTGCGTGGAAATGGCATTCAAGAATAAAAGAGGGAATATCATGA